The following proteins come from a genomic window of Megalops cyprinoides isolate fMegCyp1 chromosome 6, fMegCyp1.pri, whole genome shotgun sequence:
- the LOC118779499 gene encoding ataxin-7 isoform X1 yields MYRRTPSLVSCISSAKTRDTQSTAHSPKHCSYGPPAERMSERADDDVRGEQRKAARQPKQQQQQFQQGEGCTAMATVGERRSLPSPEIMLGQPWSNWVDAAKLHGNDGAESEESLKECGKNREAMRLCRDDMPIFGQCPAQDDFFLVMCNHCSQVVKPQAFQAHYERRHGPASKPPSATTSSSAYPVPTLSSRGKGSGGGSAGAAGGGAVGRSASGNTASSNSKILKPAKEKLPIHGRPQFPFKVLHNKISLTPAVKVEKMPLRVDALAKLVHVPTSSATVSSPVKPGLNCPSIPKAPLLSPGQIPNGKSLPSLDKKQDDNSSNKRPLHKRPSEREFNPDIHCGVLDLTARKPCTRSLTCKTHSLSQRRAVLGRRKRFDTLLAEHKSKARDKELLRGSEYPQQTPPLRDPHPSPSRIAQDPHQVSHGNSAADAKPSAPSKPKPHNLSLPRLNSSSLHPSGNLQGDPALIHESLHHSLSAADGTSRLSSDEGENEEKEESTEKLDCHYSGHHPRPAAFCTFGSRQFGRSCFAFDRRWDRVRCVLTAMVEKHVNSQMWKKIPPASESSSTTPHRTSTNSLPSSHGGASVTGFLCPASAISSPPYTQSFDSKSVLSYGTTLNARASPLSSTDHPPYNTLSRQVSSSPQMPSGHSSVPSLLSSRASKARPSSKPFRAREPSASIANSNSSGGGSGGSLGAGKKRKNSSPLSSHTPYPTESSSSSSSFSSSSFKRNCAVNSGGSGSAFHPSLTSSSSSSSSSSSSHSGVHSVGLNCAPGRTNSLSLKQDQSGRGPACGSPAESIKRMSVVMNSSDSTLSLGPFVHQAAEQAHAPLDGRLEGKKRKGSPASGSINSSGGGAGGGGPGPGRPKMAKPPVVNNIHGKHGRAIPGTQALPSNSLIPQPKARP; encoded by the exons ATGTATCGAAGGACGCCGTCGCTCGTATCTTGTATTTCATCTGCCAAAACAAGGGACACCCAGTCAACCGCACATTCCCCCAAACACTGTTCCTATGGACCACCGG CGGAAAGAATGTCGGAAAGGGCCGATGATGACGTCAGGGGGGAGCAGCGCAAAGCGGCCAGGCAGCcaaagcagcaacagcagcagttccaGCAGGGAGAAGGCTGTACAGCAATGGCGACTGTAGGGGAGCGCAGATCTCTGCCCAGTCCAGAAATCATGTTGGGACAGCCTTGGAGCAACTGGGTCGATGCCGCTAAACTCCACGGGAACGACG GTGCAGAATCAGAAGAAAGTTTGAAAGAATGCGGGAAAAATCGAGAAGCCATGAGGCTATGTAGAGACg ACATGCCCATATTTGGCCAATGCCCCGCACAGGATGATTTCTTCCTGGTGATGTGCAACCACTGCAGTCAGGTGGTCAAGCCGCAGGCCTTTCAAGCGCACTACG AGAGAAGACACGGCCCGGCCAGCAAGCCCCCGTCTGCCACCACGTCCTCCTCCGCCTACCCAGTGCCCACGCTGTCATCCCGCGGCAAGGGCAGCGGGGGCGGGAGTGCCGGGGccgcagggggcggggctgtgggCCGCTCGGCCAGCGGGAACACCGCCTCCTCCAACTCCAAAATCCTCAAACCGGCCAAAGAGAAGCTGCCCATTCACGGGAGGCCACAGTTCCCCTTCAAGGTGCTTCACAACAAAAT CAGCTTGACTCCCGCTGTGAAAGTGGAGAAGATGCCCCTGAGGGTGGATGCGTTGGCCAAGCTGGTCCACGTCCCCACCTCCTCCGCCACTGTGAGCTCGCCCGTGAAGCCCGGCCTTAACTGTCCCTCCATACCAAAGGCGCCCCTGCTGTCCCCGGGACAGATCCCCAACGGGAAGAGCCTCCCATCCCTGGACAAGAAACAGGACGACAACAGCAGTAACAAGAGACCGCTGCACAAGAGACCTTCCG AGCGCGAGTTTAATCCAGACATCCACTGTGGGGTCCTGGACCTGACTGCCAGGAAGCCATGCACGAGGTCTCTCACATGCAAG aCACATTCCTTAAGCCAGCGGAGGGCGGTGCTGGGTCGCAGGAAGCGCTTTGACACTTTATTAGCGGAGCACAAGAGTAAAGCCAGGGACAAGGAGCTGCTGCGTGGCTCAGAGTACCCCCAGCAGACCCCCCCTCTCAGGgaccctcacccctccccctcccgcatCGCCCAGGACCCCCACCAGGTCTCCCACGGCAACAGTGCCGCCGACGCCAAGCCTTCAGCGCCCAGCAAACCCAAACCTCACAATCTTAGTCTTCCACG ACTCAACAGTAGTTCCTTGCACCCAAGTGGGAACCTGCAGGGAGACCCTGCCCTGATCCATGAGTCGCTCCACCACTCCCTGTCCGCTGCCGACGGGACGTCCCGCTTGTCCAGCGACGAGGGGGAGaatgaggagaaggaggagagcaCGGAGAAGCTGGACTGCCACTATTCAGGTCACCACCCTCGACCAGCAGCT TTTTGCACGTTTGGGAGCCGACAGTTCGGGAGAAGCTGCTTTGCGTTCGACCGACGCTGGGATCGAGTTCGATGTGTGCTCACCGCCATGGTGGAGAAGCACGTCAATTCTCAGATGTGGAA GAAAATACCCCCAGCCTCGGAGAGCTCCTCCACGACGCCCCACAGGACAAGCACAAACTCCCTGCCCTCGTCTCACGGCGGCGCCAGTGTCACAGGCTTCCTGTGCCCCGCCTCTGCCATCTCCTCGCCCCCCTACACGCAGTCCTTCGACAGCAAGTCTGTTCTCTCCTACGGAACGACCCTGAATGCCCGCGCCTCCCCCCTGAGTTCCACAGACCACCCCCCTTACAACACGCTGTCCAGACAAGTGTCTTCATCGCCCCAGATGCCTTCAGGACACTCTAGcgttccctctctcctgtccagCAGAGCCTCCAAGGCCAGGCCGAGCAGTAAGCCTTTCAGAGCCCGCGAGCCCTCGGCCTCCATCGCCAACTCCaacagcagcggcggcggcagTGGTGGCAGCCTCGGAGCggggaagaagaggaaaaacagctcCCCGCTGTCCTCCCACACGCCCTACCCCACCGagtcctcctcttcttcctcctccttctcgtCCTCGTCCTTCAAGAGAAACTGTGCTGTGAACTCGGGCGGCTCAGGAAGCGCCTTCCACCCGTCGctcacctcctcttcctcttcctcctcctcctcctcctcctcgcacAGCGGTGTCCACAGCGTGGGACTTAACTGCGCCCCCGGCAGGACGAACTCTCTCAGCCTCAAGCAGGACCAATCAGGGAGGGGCCCCGCCTGCGGGAGCCCCGCGGAGTCCATCAAGCGCATGAGCGTGGTGATGAACAGCAGCGACTCCACGCTGTCGCTGGGGCCCTTCGTGCACCAGGCCGCCGAGCAGGCCCACGCCCCGCTGGACGGCCGGCTGGAGGGGAAGAAGCGCAAGGGCTCCCCCGCCTCCGGCAGCATCaacagcagcggcggcggcgcaggaggaggaggcccgGGCCCCGGGAGGCCCAAAATGGCCAAGCCGCCCGTCGTCAACAACATCCACGGCAAACACGGCCGCGCCATCCCAGGGACGCAAGCACTTCCCAGCAACTCACTCATACCACAG CCAAAGGCACGTCCCTGA
- the LOC118779499 gene encoding ataxin-7 isoform X2: protein MYRRTPSLVSCISSAKTRDTQSTAHSPKHCSYGPPAERMSERADDDVRGEQRKAARQPKQQQQQFQQGEGCTAMATVGERRSLPSPEIMLGQPWSNWVDAAKLHGNDGAESEESLKECGKNREAMRLCRDDMPIFGQCPAQDDFFLVMCNHCSQVVKPQAFQAHYERRHGPASKPPSATTSSSAYPVPTLSSRGKGSGGGSAGAAGGGAVGRSASGNTASSNSKILKPAKEKLPIHGRPQFPFKVLHNKILTPAVKVEKMPLRVDALAKLVHVPTSSATVSSPVKPGLNCPSIPKAPLLSPGQIPNGKSLPSLDKKQDDNSSNKRPLHKRPSEREFNPDIHCGVLDLTARKPCTRSLTCKTHSLSQRRAVLGRRKRFDTLLAEHKSKARDKELLRGSEYPQQTPPLRDPHPSPSRIAQDPHQVSHGNSAADAKPSAPSKPKPHNLSLPRLNSSSLHPSGNLQGDPALIHESLHHSLSAADGTSRLSSDEGENEEKEESTEKLDCHYSGHHPRPAAFCTFGSRQFGRSCFAFDRRWDRVRCVLTAMVEKHVNSQMWKKIPPASESSSTTPHRTSTNSLPSSHGGASVTGFLCPASAISSPPYTQSFDSKSVLSYGTTLNARASPLSSTDHPPYNTLSRQVSSSPQMPSGHSSVPSLLSSRASKARPSSKPFRAREPSASIANSNSSGGGSGGSLGAGKKRKNSSPLSSHTPYPTESSSSSSSFSSSSFKRNCAVNSGGSGSAFHPSLTSSSSSSSSSSSSHSGVHSVGLNCAPGRTNSLSLKQDQSGRGPACGSPAESIKRMSVVMNSSDSTLSLGPFVHQAAEQAHAPLDGRLEGKKRKGSPASGSINSSGGGAGGGGPGPGRPKMAKPPVVNNIHGKHGRAIPGTQALPSNSLIPQPKARP from the exons ATGTATCGAAGGACGCCGTCGCTCGTATCTTGTATTTCATCTGCCAAAACAAGGGACACCCAGTCAACCGCACATTCCCCCAAACACTGTTCCTATGGACCACCGG CGGAAAGAATGTCGGAAAGGGCCGATGATGACGTCAGGGGGGAGCAGCGCAAAGCGGCCAGGCAGCcaaagcagcaacagcagcagttccaGCAGGGAGAAGGCTGTACAGCAATGGCGACTGTAGGGGAGCGCAGATCTCTGCCCAGTCCAGAAATCATGTTGGGACAGCCTTGGAGCAACTGGGTCGATGCCGCTAAACTCCACGGGAACGACG GTGCAGAATCAGAAGAAAGTTTGAAAGAATGCGGGAAAAATCGAGAAGCCATGAGGCTATGTAGAGACg ACATGCCCATATTTGGCCAATGCCCCGCACAGGATGATTTCTTCCTGGTGATGTGCAACCACTGCAGTCAGGTGGTCAAGCCGCAGGCCTTTCAAGCGCACTACG AGAGAAGACACGGCCCGGCCAGCAAGCCCCCGTCTGCCACCACGTCCTCCTCCGCCTACCCAGTGCCCACGCTGTCATCCCGCGGCAAGGGCAGCGGGGGCGGGAGTGCCGGGGccgcagggggcggggctgtgggCCGCTCGGCCAGCGGGAACACCGCCTCCTCCAACTCCAAAATCCTCAAACCGGCCAAAGAGAAGCTGCCCATTCACGGGAGGCCACAGTTCCCCTTCAAGGTGCTTCACAACAAAAT CTTGACTCCCGCTGTGAAAGTGGAGAAGATGCCCCTGAGGGTGGATGCGTTGGCCAAGCTGGTCCACGTCCCCACCTCCTCCGCCACTGTGAGCTCGCCCGTGAAGCCCGGCCTTAACTGTCCCTCCATACCAAAGGCGCCCCTGCTGTCCCCGGGACAGATCCCCAACGGGAAGAGCCTCCCATCCCTGGACAAGAAACAGGACGACAACAGCAGTAACAAGAGACCGCTGCACAAGAGACCTTCCG AGCGCGAGTTTAATCCAGACATCCACTGTGGGGTCCTGGACCTGACTGCCAGGAAGCCATGCACGAGGTCTCTCACATGCAAG aCACATTCCTTAAGCCAGCGGAGGGCGGTGCTGGGTCGCAGGAAGCGCTTTGACACTTTATTAGCGGAGCACAAGAGTAAAGCCAGGGACAAGGAGCTGCTGCGTGGCTCAGAGTACCCCCAGCAGACCCCCCCTCTCAGGgaccctcacccctccccctcccgcatCGCCCAGGACCCCCACCAGGTCTCCCACGGCAACAGTGCCGCCGACGCCAAGCCTTCAGCGCCCAGCAAACCCAAACCTCACAATCTTAGTCTTCCACG ACTCAACAGTAGTTCCTTGCACCCAAGTGGGAACCTGCAGGGAGACCCTGCCCTGATCCATGAGTCGCTCCACCACTCCCTGTCCGCTGCCGACGGGACGTCCCGCTTGTCCAGCGACGAGGGGGAGaatgaggagaaggaggagagcaCGGAGAAGCTGGACTGCCACTATTCAGGTCACCACCCTCGACCAGCAGCT TTTTGCACGTTTGGGAGCCGACAGTTCGGGAGAAGCTGCTTTGCGTTCGACCGACGCTGGGATCGAGTTCGATGTGTGCTCACCGCCATGGTGGAGAAGCACGTCAATTCTCAGATGTGGAA GAAAATACCCCCAGCCTCGGAGAGCTCCTCCACGACGCCCCACAGGACAAGCACAAACTCCCTGCCCTCGTCTCACGGCGGCGCCAGTGTCACAGGCTTCCTGTGCCCCGCCTCTGCCATCTCCTCGCCCCCCTACACGCAGTCCTTCGACAGCAAGTCTGTTCTCTCCTACGGAACGACCCTGAATGCCCGCGCCTCCCCCCTGAGTTCCACAGACCACCCCCCTTACAACACGCTGTCCAGACAAGTGTCTTCATCGCCCCAGATGCCTTCAGGACACTCTAGcgttccctctctcctgtccagCAGAGCCTCCAAGGCCAGGCCGAGCAGTAAGCCTTTCAGAGCCCGCGAGCCCTCGGCCTCCATCGCCAACTCCaacagcagcggcggcggcagTGGTGGCAGCCTCGGAGCggggaagaagaggaaaaacagctcCCCGCTGTCCTCCCACACGCCCTACCCCACCGagtcctcctcttcttcctcctccttctcgtCCTCGTCCTTCAAGAGAAACTGTGCTGTGAACTCGGGCGGCTCAGGAAGCGCCTTCCACCCGTCGctcacctcctcttcctcttcctcctcctcctcctcctcctcgcacAGCGGTGTCCACAGCGTGGGACTTAACTGCGCCCCCGGCAGGACGAACTCTCTCAGCCTCAAGCAGGACCAATCAGGGAGGGGCCCCGCCTGCGGGAGCCCCGCGGAGTCCATCAAGCGCATGAGCGTGGTGATGAACAGCAGCGACTCCACGCTGTCGCTGGGGCCCTTCGTGCACCAGGCCGCCGAGCAGGCCCACGCCCCGCTGGACGGCCGGCTGGAGGGGAAGAAGCGCAAGGGCTCCCCCGCCTCCGGCAGCATCaacagcagcggcggcggcgcaggaggaggaggcccgGGCCCCGGGAGGCCCAAAATGGCCAAGCCGCCCGTCGTCAACAACATCCACGGCAAACACGGCCGCGCCATCCCAGGGACGCAAGCACTTCCCAGCAACTCACTCATACCACAG CCAAAGGCACGTCCCTGA
- the LOC118779499 gene encoding ataxin-7 isoform X3 translates to MSERADDDVRGEQRKAARQPKQQQQQFQQGEGCTAMATVGERRSLPSPEIMLGQPWSNWVDAAKLHGNDGAESEESLKECGKNREAMRLCRDDMPIFGQCPAQDDFFLVMCNHCSQVVKPQAFQAHYERRHGPASKPPSATTSSSAYPVPTLSSRGKGSGGGSAGAAGGGAVGRSASGNTASSNSKILKPAKEKLPIHGRPQFPFKVLHNKISLTPAVKVEKMPLRVDALAKLVHVPTSSATVSSPVKPGLNCPSIPKAPLLSPGQIPNGKSLPSLDKKQDDNSSNKRPLHKRPSEREFNPDIHCGVLDLTARKPCTRSLTCKTHSLSQRRAVLGRRKRFDTLLAEHKSKARDKELLRGSEYPQQTPPLRDPHPSPSRIAQDPHQVSHGNSAADAKPSAPSKPKPHNLSLPRLNSSSLHPSGNLQGDPALIHESLHHSLSAADGTSRLSSDEGENEEKEESTEKLDCHYSGHHPRPAAFCTFGSRQFGRSCFAFDRRWDRVRCVLTAMVEKHVNSQMWKKIPPASESSSTTPHRTSTNSLPSSHGGASVTGFLCPASAISSPPYTQSFDSKSVLSYGTTLNARASPLSSTDHPPYNTLSRQVSSSPQMPSGHSSVPSLLSSRASKARPSSKPFRAREPSASIANSNSSGGGSGGSLGAGKKRKNSSPLSSHTPYPTESSSSSSSFSSSSFKRNCAVNSGGSGSAFHPSLTSSSSSSSSSSSSHSGVHSVGLNCAPGRTNSLSLKQDQSGRGPACGSPAESIKRMSVVMNSSDSTLSLGPFVHQAAEQAHAPLDGRLEGKKRKGSPASGSINSSGGGAGGGGPGPGRPKMAKPPVVNNIHGKHGRAIPGTQALPSNSLIPQPKARP, encoded by the exons ATGTCGGAAAGGGCCGATGATGACGTCAGGGGGGAGCAGCGCAAAGCGGCCAGGCAGCcaaagcagcaacagcagcagttccaGCAGGGAGAAGGCTGTACAGCAATGGCGACTGTAGGGGAGCGCAGATCTCTGCCCAGTCCAGAAATCATGTTGGGACAGCCTTGGAGCAACTGGGTCGATGCCGCTAAACTCCACGGGAACGACG GTGCAGAATCAGAAGAAAGTTTGAAAGAATGCGGGAAAAATCGAGAAGCCATGAGGCTATGTAGAGACg ACATGCCCATATTTGGCCAATGCCCCGCACAGGATGATTTCTTCCTGGTGATGTGCAACCACTGCAGTCAGGTGGTCAAGCCGCAGGCCTTTCAAGCGCACTACG AGAGAAGACACGGCCCGGCCAGCAAGCCCCCGTCTGCCACCACGTCCTCCTCCGCCTACCCAGTGCCCACGCTGTCATCCCGCGGCAAGGGCAGCGGGGGCGGGAGTGCCGGGGccgcagggggcggggctgtgggCCGCTCGGCCAGCGGGAACACCGCCTCCTCCAACTCCAAAATCCTCAAACCGGCCAAAGAGAAGCTGCCCATTCACGGGAGGCCACAGTTCCCCTTCAAGGTGCTTCACAACAAAAT CAGCTTGACTCCCGCTGTGAAAGTGGAGAAGATGCCCCTGAGGGTGGATGCGTTGGCCAAGCTGGTCCACGTCCCCACCTCCTCCGCCACTGTGAGCTCGCCCGTGAAGCCCGGCCTTAACTGTCCCTCCATACCAAAGGCGCCCCTGCTGTCCCCGGGACAGATCCCCAACGGGAAGAGCCTCCCATCCCTGGACAAGAAACAGGACGACAACAGCAGTAACAAGAGACCGCTGCACAAGAGACCTTCCG AGCGCGAGTTTAATCCAGACATCCACTGTGGGGTCCTGGACCTGACTGCCAGGAAGCCATGCACGAGGTCTCTCACATGCAAG aCACATTCCTTAAGCCAGCGGAGGGCGGTGCTGGGTCGCAGGAAGCGCTTTGACACTTTATTAGCGGAGCACAAGAGTAAAGCCAGGGACAAGGAGCTGCTGCGTGGCTCAGAGTACCCCCAGCAGACCCCCCCTCTCAGGgaccctcacccctccccctcccgcatCGCCCAGGACCCCCACCAGGTCTCCCACGGCAACAGTGCCGCCGACGCCAAGCCTTCAGCGCCCAGCAAACCCAAACCTCACAATCTTAGTCTTCCACG ACTCAACAGTAGTTCCTTGCACCCAAGTGGGAACCTGCAGGGAGACCCTGCCCTGATCCATGAGTCGCTCCACCACTCCCTGTCCGCTGCCGACGGGACGTCCCGCTTGTCCAGCGACGAGGGGGAGaatgaggagaaggaggagagcaCGGAGAAGCTGGACTGCCACTATTCAGGTCACCACCCTCGACCAGCAGCT TTTTGCACGTTTGGGAGCCGACAGTTCGGGAGAAGCTGCTTTGCGTTCGACCGACGCTGGGATCGAGTTCGATGTGTGCTCACCGCCATGGTGGAGAAGCACGTCAATTCTCAGATGTGGAA GAAAATACCCCCAGCCTCGGAGAGCTCCTCCACGACGCCCCACAGGACAAGCACAAACTCCCTGCCCTCGTCTCACGGCGGCGCCAGTGTCACAGGCTTCCTGTGCCCCGCCTCTGCCATCTCCTCGCCCCCCTACACGCAGTCCTTCGACAGCAAGTCTGTTCTCTCCTACGGAACGACCCTGAATGCCCGCGCCTCCCCCCTGAGTTCCACAGACCACCCCCCTTACAACACGCTGTCCAGACAAGTGTCTTCATCGCCCCAGATGCCTTCAGGACACTCTAGcgttccctctctcctgtccagCAGAGCCTCCAAGGCCAGGCCGAGCAGTAAGCCTTTCAGAGCCCGCGAGCCCTCGGCCTCCATCGCCAACTCCaacagcagcggcggcggcagTGGTGGCAGCCTCGGAGCggggaagaagaggaaaaacagctcCCCGCTGTCCTCCCACACGCCCTACCCCACCGagtcctcctcttcttcctcctccttctcgtCCTCGTCCTTCAAGAGAAACTGTGCTGTGAACTCGGGCGGCTCAGGAAGCGCCTTCCACCCGTCGctcacctcctcttcctcttcctcctcctcctcctcctcctcgcacAGCGGTGTCCACAGCGTGGGACTTAACTGCGCCCCCGGCAGGACGAACTCTCTCAGCCTCAAGCAGGACCAATCAGGGAGGGGCCCCGCCTGCGGGAGCCCCGCGGAGTCCATCAAGCGCATGAGCGTGGTGATGAACAGCAGCGACTCCACGCTGTCGCTGGGGCCCTTCGTGCACCAGGCCGCCGAGCAGGCCCACGCCCCGCTGGACGGCCGGCTGGAGGGGAAGAAGCGCAAGGGCTCCCCCGCCTCCGGCAGCATCaacagcagcggcggcggcgcaggaggaggaggcccgGGCCCCGGGAGGCCCAAAATGGCCAAGCCGCCCGTCGTCAACAACATCCACGGCAAACACGGCCGCGCCATCCCAGGGACGCAAGCACTTCCCAGCAACTCACTCATACCACAG CCAAAGGCACGTCCCTGA
- the LOC118779499 gene encoding ataxin-7 isoform X4 — protein MEFAEERRHGPASKPPSATTSSSAYPVPTLSSRGKGSGGGSAGAAGGGAVGRSASGNTASSNSKILKPAKEKLPIHGRPQFPFKVLHNKISLTPAVKVEKMPLRVDALAKLVHVPTSSATVSSPVKPGLNCPSIPKAPLLSPGQIPNGKSLPSLDKKQDDNSSNKRPLHKRPSEREFNPDIHCGVLDLTARKPCTRSLTCKTHSLSQRRAVLGRRKRFDTLLAEHKSKARDKELLRGSEYPQQTPPLRDPHPSPSRIAQDPHQVSHGNSAADAKPSAPSKPKPHNLSLPRLNSSSLHPSGNLQGDPALIHESLHHSLSAADGTSRLSSDEGENEEKEESTEKLDCHYSGHHPRPAAFCTFGSRQFGRSCFAFDRRWDRVRCVLTAMVEKHVNSQMWKKIPPASESSSTTPHRTSTNSLPSSHGGASVTGFLCPASAISSPPYTQSFDSKSVLSYGTTLNARASPLSSTDHPPYNTLSRQVSSSPQMPSGHSSVPSLLSSRASKARPSSKPFRAREPSASIANSNSSGGGSGGSLGAGKKRKNSSPLSSHTPYPTESSSSSSSFSSSSFKRNCAVNSGGSGSAFHPSLTSSSSSSSSSSSSHSGVHSVGLNCAPGRTNSLSLKQDQSGRGPACGSPAESIKRMSVVMNSSDSTLSLGPFVHQAAEQAHAPLDGRLEGKKRKGSPASGSINSSGGGAGGGGPGPGRPKMAKPPVVNNIHGKHGRAIPGTQALPSNSLIPQPKARP, from the exons ATGGAGTTTGCAGAAG AGAGAAGACACGGCCCGGCCAGCAAGCCCCCGTCTGCCACCACGTCCTCCTCCGCCTACCCAGTGCCCACGCTGTCATCCCGCGGCAAGGGCAGCGGGGGCGGGAGTGCCGGGGccgcagggggcggggctgtgggCCGCTCGGCCAGCGGGAACACCGCCTCCTCCAACTCCAAAATCCTCAAACCGGCCAAAGAGAAGCTGCCCATTCACGGGAGGCCACAGTTCCCCTTCAAGGTGCTTCACAACAAAAT CAGCTTGACTCCCGCTGTGAAAGTGGAGAAGATGCCCCTGAGGGTGGATGCGTTGGCCAAGCTGGTCCACGTCCCCACCTCCTCCGCCACTGTGAGCTCGCCCGTGAAGCCCGGCCTTAACTGTCCCTCCATACCAAAGGCGCCCCTGCTGTCCCCGGGACAGATCCCCAACGGGAAGAGCCTCCCATCCCTGGACAAGAAACAGGACGACAACAGCAGTAACAAGAGACCGCTGCACAAGAGACCTTCCG AGCGCGAGTTTAATCCAGACATCCACTGTGGGGTCCTGGACCTGACTGCCAGGAAGCCATGCACGAGGTCTCTCACATGCAAG aCACATTCCTTAAGCCAGCGGAGGGCGGTGCTGGGTCGCAGGAAGCGCTTTGACACTTTATTAGCGGAGCACAAGAGTAAAGCCAGGGACAAGGAGCTGCTGCGTGGCTCAGAGTACCCCCAGCAGACCCCCCCTCTCAGGgaccctcacccctccccctcccgcatCGCCCAGGACCCCCACCAGGTCTCCCACGGCAACAGTGCCGCCGACGCCAAGCCTTCAGCGCCCAGCAAACCCAAACCTCACAATCTTAGTCTTCCACG ACTCAACAGTAGTTCCTTGCACCCAAGTGGGAACCTGCAGGGAGACCCTGCCCTGATCCATGAGTCGCTCCACCACTCCCTGTCCGCTGCCGACGGGACGTCCCGCTTGTCCAGCGACGAGGGGGAGaatgaggagaaggaggagagcaCGGAGAAGCTGGACTGCCACTATTCAGGTCACCACCCTCGACCAGCAGCT TTTTGCACGTTTGGGAGCCGACAGTTCGGGAGAAGCTGCTTTGCGTTCGACCGACGCTGGGATCGAGTTCGATGTGTGCTCACCGCCATGGTGGAGAAGCACGTCAATTCTCAGATGTGGAA GAAAATACCCCCAGCCTCGGAGAGCTCCTCCACGACGCCCCACAGGACAAGCACAAACTCCCTGCCCTCGTCTCACGGCGGCGCCAGTGTCACAGGCTTCCTGTGCCCCGCCTCTGCCATCTCCTCGCCCCCCTACACGCAGTCCTTCGACAGCAAGTCTGTTCTCTCCTACGGAACGACCCTGAATGCCCGCGCCTCCCCCCTGAGTTCCACAGACCACCCCCCTTACAACACGCTGTCCAGACAAGTGTCTTCATCGCCCCAGATGCCTTCAGGACACTCTAGcgttccctctctcctgtccagCAGAGCCTCCAAGGCCAGGCCGAGCAGTAAGCCTTTCAGAGCCCGCGAGCCCTCGGCCTCCATCGCCAACTCCaacagcagcggcggcggcagTGGTGGCAGCCTCGGAGCggggaagaagaggaaaaacagctcCCCGCTGTCCTCCCACACGCCCTACCCCACCGagtcctcctcttcttcctcctccttctcgtCCTCGTCCTTCAAGAGAAACTGTGCTGTGAACTCGGGCGGCTCAGGAAGCGCCTTCCACCCGTCGctcacctcctcttcctcttcctcctcctcctcctcctcctcgcacAGCGGTGTCCACAGCGTGGGACTTAACTGCGCCCCCGGCAGGACGAACTCTCTCAGCCTCAAGCAGGACCAATCAGGGAGGGGCCCCGCCTGCGGGAGCCCCGCGGAGTCCATCAAGCGCATGAGCGTGGTGATGAACAGCAGCGACTCCACGCTGTCGCTGGGGCCCTTCGTGCACCAGGCCGCCGAGCAGGCCCACGCCCCGCTGGACGGCCGGCTGGAGGGGAAGAAGCGCAAGGGCTCCCCCGCCTCCGGCAGCATCaacagcagcggcggcggcgcaggaggaggaggcccgGGCCCCGGGAGGCCCAAAATGGCCAAGCCGCCCGTCGTCAACAACATCCACGGCAAACACGGCCGCGCCATCCCAGGGACGCAAGCACTTCCCAGCAACTCACTCATACCACAG CCAAAGGCACGTCCCTGA